AGGGAAAACGGATCGAGTATGCTTATAATAGTCAAGAACTTGATCGAATTTTCGCAGAATTACCAAGTCAACCAAAACCTAATATTCAACGCTATAAAGGTCTTGGTGAAATGAACCCTGAGCAATTATGGGAAACAACGATGGACCCAGCTACTAGGACAATGCTTCAAGTGAATTTAGAGGATGCAATTGAAGCTGATGAGACATTTGAAATGCTCATGGGTGACAAAGTAGAACCACGACGTAATTTTATTGAAGCCAATGCTCAATATGTGAAAAACTTAGATATTTAGCGTTAGCCCGAACATAACTTGATTAGTAGGACGATCTAACAATTTAGACGTTAGACTTTCTTTTTAAAGGATAGAGGTTTGACCACTATCCTCCTTTTAGCTTATAAACACGTACAAGCTTTACCTATGAAGTTTTTCAAAATGGAGGTATCTAAATATGGATGAGACACCAAATTCTCAAGTAAAAGAAATTAATATAAGTCAGGAAATGAAAACATCCTTTCTAGACTATGCCATGAGTGTTATTGTTTCTAGGGCTCTTCCAGATGTTCGAGATGGCTTAAAGCCAGTACATCGTCGTATTCTTTATGCGATGCATGATCTTGGAATGCATTCAGATAAACCGTATAAAAAGTCGGCACGTATTGTTGGGGATGTTATCGGTAAGTATCACCCACATGGAGATTCAGCTGTTTATGAAACTATGGTACGTATGGCGCAAAATTTTAATTATCGCTATATGCTTGTAGATGGCCATGGAAATTTCGGTTCTGTTGATGGTGATTCCGCAGCTGCAATGCGTTATACAGAATCACGTATGTCTAAAATTTCAATGGAATTACTTAGAGATATTAATAAAGATACAATTGATTATCAAGATAACTATGATGGTGAAGAAAAGGAACCTGTTGTTCTTCCTGCACGCTTTCCAAATCTTTTAGTTAATGGGACAACTGGAATCGCTGTAGGTATGGCTACGAATATTCCCCCGCATCAATTAGGAGAAATTATTGATGGTGTTTTAGCCATTAGTAAAGACCCTGATATTTCTACTCAAGAGTTAATGGAGATTATCCCTGGTCCGGATTTTCCTACAGGTGGATTAATTCTTGGGCGAAGTGGTATTCGTAAGGCATATGAGACAGGTCGAGGATCTATAACTTTACGTGCAAAAGTAGATATTGAACAAAAGTCAAATGGTAAAGAAGTTATTATTGTAAATGAACTTCCTTATCAGGTTAATAAGGCTAGACTTATTGAAAAAATAGCTGAATTAGCAAGAGATAAGAAAATTGATGGAATTACCGATTTACGAGATGAATCAGACCGTAAAGGTATGAGAATTGTCATAGAAGTTCGTAAAGACGCCAATGCGAATGTTCTTTTAAATAACCTGTATAAGCATACAGCGTTACAAACTAGCTTTGGTATAAATACGCTAGCCCTTGTTAATGGTGAACCAAAAGTATTGAACATCAAACAGTGCTTAGTTTACTATCTAGATCATCAAAAAGTTGTAATCCGTAGAAGGACCGAGTTTGAATTAAGAAAAGCTAAAGCTCGTGCCCATATTCTAGAAGGTTTAAGAATTGCTTTAGACCATCTAGATCAAGTGATAACTTTAATTCGAAGCTCACAAACAACGGATATTGCCCGAGAAGGGTTAATGTCAAACTTTAATTTATCAGAGAAGCAAGCTCAAGCAATCCTTGATATGCGCTTGCAACGCTTAACTGGGTTGGAAAGAGAAAAAATTGAAGATGAATTTCAAAATCTTATGAAACTTATAGCTGAATTAATGGCTATTCTTGCAAACGAAGAGAAAGTTTTAGAAATTATACGCGAAGAGTTAACAGAAATTAAAGAGCGATTTAACGATAAGCGTAGAACGGAAATCGTTACAGGTGGATTAGAAAATATTGAAGATGAAGATTTGATTCCACGCGAGAATATCGTGATCACGTTAACACATAACGGTTATATTAAACGATTGCCTGTTTCTACGTACCGTTCGCAAAAAAGAGGTGGACGGGGTATTCAAGGGATGGGAACAAACGAAGATGACTTTGTTGAACATCTTATAAGTACATCAACCCATGATACGATCTTATTCTTTACAAATAAGGGCAAGGTGTACCGTTCCAAAGGCTATGAGATCCCTGAATATAGTCGTACTGCTAAAGGGATTCCAATTATTAACCTTTTGGGAATTGAAAAGGGAGAATGGGTAAATGCTATTATCCCTGTAGTAGAATTCGTAGATGATTGGTATTTGTTCTTTACCACAAAAGAAGGAATCTCGAAGCGATCACCTTTAACTTCTTTTGCAAACATTCGAAATAACGGCTTAATTGCAATAAATCTTCGCGAAGGTGATGAACTTATTTCTGCCAGACTTACAGACGGTAGCAAAGAGATTATCATTGGTACGAAGAAAGGAATGTTAATTCGTTTCCCAGAAACGGATGTACGATCCATGGGGAGAACTGCAACAGGTGTCAAAGGTATTTCATTACGAAGTGATGATGAAGTTGTTGGTATGGAAGTGCTTGAGGAAAATACAAACATACTTATAGTTACTAAGAATGGATATGGAAAGAGAACACCAGCACCGGAATACCGTGTTCAAGGTAGGGGCGGAAAAGGAATTAAGACGTGCCATATAACCGATAAAAACGGCGACCTTGTTTCCATGAAAGCTGTTACT
The Neobacillus sp. PS3-40 genome window above contains:
- the gyrA gene encoding DNA gyrase subunit A, with translation MDETPNSQVKEINISQEMKTSFLDYAMSVIVSRALPDVRDGLKPVHRRILYAMHDLGMHSDKPYKKSARIVGDVIGKYHPHGDSAVYETMVRMAQNFNYRYMLVDGHGNFGSVDGDSAAAMRYTESRMSKISMELLRDINKDTIDYQDNYDGEEKEPVVLPARFPNLLVNGTTGIAVGMATNIPPHQLGEIIDGVLAISKDPDISTQELMEIIPGPDFPTGGLILGRSGIRKAYETGRGSITLRAKVDIEQKSNGKEVIIVNELPYQVNKARLIEKIAELARDKKIDGITDLRDESDRKGMRIVIEVRKDANANVLLNNLYKHTALQTSFGINTLALVNGEPKVLNIKQCLVYYLDHQKVVIRRRTEFELRKAKARAHILEGLRIALDHLDQVITLIRSSQTTDIAREGLMSNFNLSEKQAQAILDMRLQRLTGLEREKIEDEFQNLMKLIAELMAILANEEKVLEIIREELTEIKERFNDKRRTEIVTGGLENIEDEDLIPRENIVITLTHNGYIKRLPVSTYRSQKRGGRGIQGMGTNEDDFVEHLISTSTHDTILFFTNKGKVYRSKGYEIPEYSRTAKGIPIINLLGIEKGEWVNAIIPVVEFVDDWYLFFTTKEGISKRSPLTSFANIRNNGLIAINLREGDELISARLTDGSKEIIIGTKKGMLIRFPETDVRSMGRTATGVKGISLRSDDEVVGMEVLEENTNILIVTKNGYGKRTPAPEYRVQGRGGKGIKTCHITDKNGDLVSMKAVTGEEDLMLITTGGVLIRIDVDGISTMGRNTIGVKLINIKENENEFVATVAKVEKEEEEIEEIVESEESEESETTTDPVSAEKEDVE